GAGGTTCATGATTGTGGAACACATGCGCAGTATACACTGGACTTTGTCTCGTGGCGTCTTGTAGGCATTGATGGTCCTGATCTCAGACTGTGCAGAGGGCCAGGGAGCCTCCTTCAAGTACACCTGCCATCAGAAAAGTTAAAACACTTTAAGTTCTGTGTACCAGTagcgcgtgtgtgtttgtctcctccTCAACGTCTCATGGAAGATAAAGATACCTCAGGGATTTGAAGAGCTTTATGAGTAGCCGTCACAACTTTGGAGAGTCGCTGGATGTGTTCGTGGAAAAGTctgtgtgaaacaaaacaactcaGTGCATCAAAACAGATAGAGAATGCATTCTGCCTTATCCAGTAGAGCAGCTCTTCTGATATCATATTAACCTAAAAATTAAGCAGTTGGGTTTGAAGCCATCATCCAGCTATTTAAAGAGAATATATAGGAAATTAACCCACCTGGCACTCTCGTGATGTTAGAGGACAATTTTCCAgtcaaacaaaataacattacaGTTTCAGAAAGTATTCTGAATGTTTGagattatttcaaaatgtgtgtATACAAAGACAAATGGGTGGGGGAAAAGGTTGTGTGAAGTTTTGGTGTGCCCTTCGTAAAGTTTCCACTAAGTACCGTAATTTCAGGACTATAGTGCGCACTTGAATATAAGCTGCACCAACtatatttaaaaaggaaaacagttttgtacatatatatgccgcacttgtttataagccgcaaGTGTCGGaaatatggcaggaattatgttacacagaaagatttcgccttttcgccagatcgacCGACTTTAaattgaaagctgcatcatatgcattgccTTGTGGGTTTTCCATGATAacggtgtgtgcatgaagcgcaaaataaatgactgatctgaagaatttggtgtgggtgcgtttaatttaattcaaacaatttaATTTGTCCAATGTGACCTGtttggtaatttcattggtctgacGTGaggctaaatgtattggcggcatgaaaCTTGTTACAAGTAAAAATCCATGAATTTGCCGCACCGTTCAAGCGCAGAgttcaaagcatgtgaaaaaagttgCGGTTTATAATCCGGAATTTACGGTAGGTGGATTTGAACGCAAGTGTAAAAGCACTTAATATTTGCAGAttaattcaaacaaataaaaaaaacgagAATATTTTACTGCCACACACATCATGAATAAAGTGGTGTATACTGTGAGATCATTTCTGCTGAGGTCTTTgaccaacaaaaacaatttaatacatatactgtattttaCACCACTACTTACAATATCAACGTtacctgctgtttgtgtcaccCATTATTTTCAATGCCAGAATAGAGCACTTCTgtcacagtcagtcagtcttaAATCCCCATGAGCTTTAAACTTTCCAGCTACTCACTGGTCTCTGAGAATATCTCCATCCTGGTTGGGGTAGAAGGCCAGCTTAAAGATGCGGTTCATAACGCTGCGCTCGATAGCCATCTGGGCATCCTGCAGCTGGTCCTCACTTGCATACTGCCAAATGGCATCACGGGCCATGGCACCGTACAAGTAGCGCAGAAAATCCTCCACTGCTGCCGTCTTGTCATCTGCTGCTGTGCACACTTGGAACGCTGAGAGGAAGGAATCAACAGAGTAAACCCCAGCATAACCAAAGTATACGTGGTAAACTTTTCATATTTGTATTCCTACATCCAATACTTGAATGTTTAATATTGTGGGTAATTTCTATACATCTTTTGATGTATAACTGCCTCAGCATATATGCTTATTTAGTTAAGTAATAACACAGAAGAATCATTataatagggttagggttaatatattattattatattataatattatattaacaatattattatattataatagaCAATAGGATGGTGGACAGGAAAGACTGTAGTTTACAGAACAGAAGGACAGGCCATCAGAAGAACAACCCATGTTGCCTGGTTAGGCTTAAttagaagaaaattaaaatgtagaCATACTCTTAATAAAGTCAAGCATCTTGGCTTCCATGTGTTCAAGAAGGAGCCGAACACATACAGTAGTGAAGTAGCGGTTTGCAACCTCCTTGTCTCTCAGCACCCTCTGGAGGAGCCTCTCCAGGTGGGCCTGAGAGGTCTGAAGGCCCTGACGACACCTGGTTAGATAAGCAATGTACGGGGCCCGctttctgaaaaaacaaaaaaataaatatatttattcctCATCTTCTTTATTTGTAATGCTCtggacaaaggaaaaaaaaatccttgggGCACATTAAGGGAGTCTCTCCAGGACTTCAGATTTACCTGTAATCCTCTGCAATGGCAGCCAGCAGCTTCCTGCAGGTGCGTGGATCGAAGCGGCTGACGCAGCGCGTGGTCTCCTGGATCTGGGCCATCTGGTTCTTATCCTGGAGGTTGATGGCCTCTGCGAGCTGGACCTTCAGGAAGCAGACGATCTCATTGTCTGAGAGAGGGGATGATGGGGAGACAGAATTAGACACTGCTTGCAGCTCAACGCCTGGTTGCTATAATTTGATCAAGCTGCCGCCTCTTCATGACAATGTGACTGATAGGCACCAAGATGAAGTCTTATGGTTTTACTGTTAACCATTTCAGAGGAGTCAGTCTTGCTTTCATGCACAGAACTCATGCATTTTTCTCATAAAGTGTTGTGACAatgtttatcagtttatcaAGTATTTAGAAAATTTATGATGGCTTCATAATGTCATACCTTACTGCCACCATATGGGAATTCTCTTTTAACAGCCCCCACTCTTTCAGTCTTGTTCTAACCCTTTGAAGGTGAGTCAGCGGGTGAAGGTTGTTCAGATTTAGTGTCTTGCTTAAGGACACTTTCAGCTAGTTGGATGCTTGCCAACACTAAGGGCTTGTACCATGCTCCCTGCGGAGTTTTGTGACAAAGATACCTAAATTCTTGTATATAAGACCCCCCCCCTTTTAACAATAGCTCTAAATTAATATATAGCATAGAGCAAGAACAAACATGAAGCATATTCGCAAACAAGTCCAACCTTCAGGATCCATGTGGTCAGGCAGCCCATTTCTTGTGGTTGCAGGAGCCATGATGGGCAAAGCTACTGAGTCAGCAGAGCACAACGCCAATCTCAATTTCTTCTTTGCATCACtggtagattaaaaaaaagttttgtaatGTAAATTAACAGTAATGGCTAAGCAACATCTGctaaaaagaagagagagagtgttgaGTGATGGTGGAGCTAGTTTTGTGGTTTCCTGCAGGACTGTGAATGTCTGACCTGAAAGAGAATTTGGAGTCATGCTGCTGTGCCGTCTGGCTGGCTGAGTCTGGGAGGTCGTCTGCAGAAATGTTCTGTAGAGTATCTTCTCTCGGAGAGTCATGCACACTCTCTTCAACACAGAGCtctgtgaaaacaggaaaagatgacaaattaaaatctttAACCTGATCTACTAGTGTATGCAATATGTATTCGCtgttgacctttttttttttttttttttttggtaatacTGACCTCCTGTACCATCATAGGAAGAACTGGCTGCAGCTCCGTCACTTGGGCTGGGCCTTTTGATGTTTCTGTACTTGTCCAGGATGTCTTCAGCTGCCTGCGCTTGACTACTCTGTCTCGGCAATGGATCTTCTGACAACCATAACAATGAACATACTGCATTACAAATCAAACCCACTATGGTGGATTActtccagccaatcaggaaaGAATTTTTGACCAAACCAGGACTGACCTTGTGGGATACGCTCCTGGGATATGTCATCTTTCTCATGTTTATCCCTTTTCCTAAAAGCTGCTAttggagctgtggaggagagaCATGTGATGATTGACTTGGACAGAGTGACACCACTTTAACTACCACTGGATGACACGCTGAGTGAGCTGTTGACAGCCACTTTAAATCTTTGgtatttttaatatgttttattcaGCCTGAAATTCTCAATGAGGAATGTATGGTATCATACAAGAGGACCAAAAGAAGCCTAATCATaaaattttaatgagaaaaaaagaaaaataatttttaaatgatgaattaaACCAGAATATCACAAATGTCCACCGTTTACTCATTTGAAAAAGTCCTCCAAAAGTGTAAATAATCCAACTGATGGCTATCCTGTTAACACAAAGGTGAAAACAGGGCAAACAAGGTGAAACACAGACTACAATTTGGGACACACAAAGGGAACGTTGGGTGGAGTATCTGCACTGATATTCTGCCTTCTCCATGTCATAAAACGGTGAcatattgccaaaaaaaaaaatacaaaatgaaaggggggggggaaggaAAACGATGATAAAACCGATACATGAACAAGGAGTATGGGCATGTGAACTCAGGCTACATCATGTCACATCACAGCTCTAAAGCTCTAAAGCGACATTTACAAAGCAGCATGAGCAAGCAGTTGCTGGCTCCAGAGATAAAGCTAGCTCAGTGATGGCAGCATGAAAGCGTTACCTGGGACATCACTCTCAGCCGTCCAATACAGCACTGTGAGGAACACAACAGACAGGGTTGGCCTTTCACACACAGGCTGCCGCTCTGCGGGACAACTGACTGCGCGTCACCATGCAGagcaacagaacaaacacaaacgaACTCTACAGAGGTTTGGCACGGGGCTTCACGTCTTTCTGTTACCATGTGCACACTGTCCCCCATTGTATGAATATCAATTTAATGTTTACTTAAGAAAACATCATTATCTCAAAGAGTAATAAGCAGTCATTCCATGTGGGCACAGCTCATTATTTCCCAGACAGATGTATGAGAGATGGTTGTAGAGGGGAGCTGCAACAAGAGATGTGTCATCTATCAGTGCTGATGACAGAGAggtctatctaatgaccattaGCCGCTGGCTGACAGCACTGCTGGGAGGGCTACAGCCAAACAATCTACACAGCTAAGGCTCCTCTGATGACTGATTAGCTTTGAAAAGTCTATATAAATCTGCAGCCAGTGAGatgtgagagaaaaaggacTGGACATGTCTCTGGAGTAACTTCAAACAACAAGAAACATAATTTTCCAACTGGAACATCAGCAATGGAGTGGACAACATGGATCATCATTCTCCTTCTCATATTATAAATTGGTTTTTGCTTTGCTCTTTAAAGTGTGATATATCCTGTCAGTTGTGATTAAGAGAGCTTCTTTacccaacaacaaaaataaaaggagtgctgaaatcaaactgatcacttttaaatgtacaaaaattcatttttcagtttagaAGAGGCGATATGTTTAAAGCGACAGTGGTTCGTTTCTTTACCTTTGGGAATGGCTGACACAAAGCGTTTCTTCCACCATGGTCTGTTACGATCAGACTTCTCATCGTCGCTGTCTTTCCTGTCCTCAACCTTTGAATGGAAatgaacatttcacattcagtcaCTAGCTTCTTAACCATCTTATTATAGAGAGCAAGTGAAACagacaacaattaaaaaaaaaaaaccaaaaaaaaaacgagagcTTTCCTATAACTGGTTACCTCTCCTTTCAGAGAGTCCTTGCTGGGCGATGAGGAGGGTCCTAAGGCAAAGGCCCCAGCAGGGTCACGCTCTTCAACTGCTACCCGCCGGTTAAGGCCTGGATCACTTGTGGGCCGCCGGCCGGGGCACACGATGTCAGAGCTGCGGCTGCGGACCAGCCTGTCAGGGAAGGAGTGGCGCTGCTTTGTGTGCTCCAGCTCAGCCTGAGCCAGGCAATGGGGTGTGAAGAGAGAGTGGCGCATCTCTTGGCCCAGGGCACTGGCTTCTGGGATGGGAGGGTCGGGTGGAGGGTGAGGTGGCCTGGCATAGTGCACTTTGGGCCTCACTATTGTTCCAGTGGAGGAGCCTGAGATATAAAAGATAAACTTGTATAAGAGAATATGCATTTCAGTAGTTCATTGAATGGATCAGGACAACACTTTAACATCCATCTACACTTGGAATGAGTACTTCTCTTTGATATTCTATGGGTCACTTACTAGCTCTCAGTGCAGAAACTTTATTAAGACTGAGTTATTTCTTTTCCAAGTAGAAACTTGTATTTAACTGCCTATAAAAGTGTTCATATATTTATGAAACTCTCCTAGTAGATTATTAAAGATGTAGTGTAGGTCTATAGTGCTACTTGAATTAAGTTCACATCCATGTCTTTCTAGACTGATAATACTGTGTATGCGGTGATGactgaagaaattattttttaaaaaagtgtaGTTTTTGATATGTGGCATATGATTAATTTATGTGTCATAAATTAAACTGGTGTGACTTGATTGTGTtcagctttcttcttcttgtacAGCTGCTTGTTCCCTCTATGTTCCAATGTTAAATTTCATTCTGACACAACACACTACTGTAGCCATGGCAGTAGACAGGCCATTAAGTATCAATCTTGTTGCAAATAAACTATTTTAACACTTAAATGCTTCCTGGTTCAAACTGGACACCTAGGATTACTGTGGTACTCTACTCAGTATCTGACCAAATGTAAAACATGGTAACaatctgctctctgtgcagcATTAAAGCCCTTAAGAGATCATTTGATTTGTGAGGTTAGACagaccttgacctttgaccaccaaaatctGATTGTTTTATCATTGAGTCCAACTGAACATTTGTACAATATTTGAAAACGTTCCCTCAAGGCGTTTCTGAGCCATCACATTCATGAGCATAAGACGGACTGACAGAAGAATGGACAGACGGACAACCCTGAAACATGTCTCTGGCCATGTCTGTCGCTCGTGCTGAAGCACAATAACACCAGGAgcgaggagaaaaaaaaaagaaagaaaggggaaaaaaaaaaaaaaaaactcaaaagtggGGGAGAGTGCTAAAGAGAGATGTTAGTGGGAGATGAGCCCTAGGTGTAGGTAGGCCACCTGTTCCAAGGGTAGACTCTCTCTCCTGAAAGGCTTCCAATGGCAGACTCGTGCAATGAGCACAGTGGGACAAGGGGACAGTGCCAAAGAGCCTGGGGTGAGGTCTCTCAACCTGTCATCCCTTCACCttgccacagacacacagccaccACAATTCCTCTCTCAAACACTTTCCCCCTGCACTACAAGCAAAACccagaagaagaataaaagctTGCAAAGAATAATCTGGGAGGCTAAGTGAGCCAAATGAAGTGACATTTCACTTGCACTTACAAGCTTTGGTAACTAAggctcattcacacacactctttgttAATCTTGCAAAGCTCAAGCTGTTCTGCGTGTCCATTACATTAGAGTTTGAATTTAATGATACTAATTTCtagctctgattggctgtgaggGATTCTTGGAGTGCCAATTACCTTCACCAGAGGAGAGGGGATCGAACATGGCCAGTAAGGAATCAGCCTGTGAGGGCGGAGATGTCAGATGGTGTGTTCCTGTAAAAGCGCAAGAGACTATGAGACAATTAACCCGAATTTATTAATTAACTGCTAATATGCAAGCACACATTGCTGTACATCTCAAAACACatagtagaaaaataaaaaataaaaactaaactagTAACCTGCTGATTGGGTGCGTTCTCTTAAATaaagccaaaagaaaacaataatctCCCCACTTTGTTACCCAGCTAGGCTAAAAAAGAATAGTTAGTGCTCTTATATAACATTAAGTAACAACAAATATACATcgtgagtaaaaaaaaaattattaaggTTGGTGGCAGCTGTAGAAGTGACAGGGACTGAAAACTTCAGTGGATTCTTTTGTGAACACAGACACTGGACTGATGGCTTAGCTAGCGTAGCAGGGATGTGACACTCTCCTACCGTGGCCTGACTCTTCCCCATCTGGACTGGTCACAGAATCTTTCCCTCCGAAGTCTGAGCTGCACTCTGACCGCAGGTCTTCAATCTTGTTGGGGATGTCTTCAGAGGTTGCACTGATACCTGGGGCAaaccccccaccaaaaaaaacaactgagctGTGTTGACATTGAAGACAACAGCAAGTCAGCATCACCTTTACCTTTAGTGAGATGTTTTAGCAGTTCCTCAAacaaaagaggatttttttttccttggacTATGCTATATAGTTGCTCTCACATGGGTACCCAGTGGGAACTCTAAATTGGTAACATAAGCTCCCATGGGTCAGAGGAAAGACACACCAAAGAGTGATCATCAGGCACAGGCTATCCATCGACTGTGTCTCAGGGGATGTTTTCCTCTGAGCTGAGCCAGGAACATCACCACTGGCTTCTTAATCTAGGATACTATTTCATGCATGTCAACATGGCACGTCCACCTGAGCCCACGGAAAAGGCAACCTAGCATTAACCTCTGTGTCATACAGAAAATTCCCACTGACCCGAGTACACTTGCTTAACAACCCTCGAAGCAACATGACCACAGAACACAGAAGCAAGGAGAGTTTTACTGCACTTTAAACCTGAATTCAACAAAGGAGGTAggataataaaaaagaaaaaaaaaaagctgtgcttGAACTTATTGCTTTAAAGCAAAATCAGCGACAGAGTGGAGTTGTAGTtagggagaggagagatggagtgTTTAAATTTATACCTGAGACAACGCTGAGTCCTGGTGTGCTGGGTCTCGAACTGACCTCTCTGACCTCTGTGTCATCTGAGGTGCTCCCGACCCCTGAGCAGctctccagctcctgcagaCGCTCTTCCTGCTTCAGGTCTGGGGCCTCTGCAAACAAACCCATAAGTAAAAGACACaccaataagaaaaaaaagagacatcTAAGACAACAATGTGTACTTATCACTTGGTATACCATTTAAAATAAGCTCATAGTCTACTATACTTGTGGCAGTTTGCTACAGATGATGGCCATTCTGTTACTCCAGCCCTTCATCCTTTAGGATTACTGGAAAACCAAGTGCACACATATGCATGGTATCAAACAAAGCATACATTACCCTGTCTTAAAACTGCCAAACCAAACCATAAAGCTAGTGTGGCCAATTCTTTGGCTACCCAACGGAGCTGTTGGGTCGAACCCAGAGGCTCCATACAAACAGCAGCACTCATTTGCATGCTCGTTAGTAATAATGTGTTGGTGAAGTGCTCTTCAGAGTGTAGTTTTCTGCTGCCTAGCCATGAAACAAGCGCTCTACTCGAAGCAAGCCTCCGATCACGCTATTACTGAGCAGAACAGGGGCAGCAAACGGAACAAAAAGCAATCAAGACACTCATGCATGTCATTTCTGCACTGCACATATTGAAATGGTGTACTACTTCAATTAACATAAGGCCCAAGCTTTTCAAAGAAACACTTGATGCTGTTAATAAAGCACTCCACTGATTTTCACAAAACACTGGTTTTCAAAAGGGGGACTTAGGCACGAAATCGCTCATTAATAAAAGGTTTGGATTGAATGCTCAGTTTGCAAGACCACACAAAGTATATTCAGCTCTATTTTTTAATAAGATTGTAGTTGCATTTGCTGCGACACAATTACACAAGTAATGCACCCACTGATTAATGTCATAGCAAGCAACATTTTCACAATGCTATGTAGAGCAATTCAATGCAAACTCTagccaaacaacaaaaactgacacCATGGAAAGTGACTGAGGACAGCTGCTCTCCTTGTGATTCCCTCCCTATTGCTCCACCACAGGTGCAAACACACCTGGTGGTCCCTCAAAGGAAACCCTTAGCTGCCTTTTACTGGCACAGGCAGATCTGTCCTGAAAGACAGGCAAGTGCATACAAATATGACGACAGATGTATGCACAGATTTTTGGTATAGAATGCAGTGCAAATACACCTGGTGTCCCAACCCCCATTACACCgaacaaacataaatatgcatgtgttcatacacacatgtgcatccaaaaaaaaaaaaaaaaaaaaaaaaaaaacaacatttgagaCTATGAAGAAGATGAAGTGCAAGAATTAAGGCAATAGCCCAACCCAAAGGACAGTGAAATTGTGTCTGCATTAGCAGAATAAAACTGCATCCCCACCTGAGTCACTGGGCAGCACCTCCACACTCCAGGCCTCACTGGTGGTCTCTGAAATGGTGGAGCCATAGGGGTCGAGCAGCACTGAACCAGAGCCAGGAAGACACAGCAGGCTGCCAAGCatgttctctgctgctgcccCTGAGAACAGAGAGACATAGACAAAGGGTTAACTGCTTTCAGCTGCCTGAAACAACTTCTTTCATCAGAGGTCATCTCCATAGTAGCAAAGTCATCTTGAAGACACCTTTCAGTCTTTTACCAAGCATCTACAGTATGTGTTGTGGATTCATAGTCTGTCATAAGTGcacataaaatgatttaattgcTTATTTTGCCTGGCCAAGCGTTCCAAGCTGAAAAAGCGATTATTAATTATGATATGAAAACAGAATGTGTGAACTTCTCACTCCATATACTGCAAGATGCCACaaccaaaataataaattaaaaatacttattaattaataatttcctTTCAGCTAGCaaagtttgtttggttttttactGTTATCACTCAATATAGTACTTGCTGTATTCATTTTATGTCTTAAACCTTGTAATTACAAACTGAACTGGAGTTGCATTAACTTACGGCCTTTGATTCTGACTTTCAAACAGTACAGGTAAAAGGTCTGAGATAAGCATAAAAACTAAATGGTGTCTCAGTCTGTTGTGTGAATGGGGTTTCAGAGAGTAAGCTTTGCACACAGGGATGCAGAGAGTTGGAGGTCACATGAATTTCATGCTGGGACCTACAGACACATACACCACTGTGCCACGGTCAAAGGTTAATGGTAATATCTCACCCTGTGCTGGCCTCTGGGGCCATGACTTTGATCTGTTGATTAAGCCTAACATTACTCACAACCAAATTACTGCTTCGTTAACCCTCCCACAAAGTCCTCAGCACATTGTCCCTCTATTTCCATTTAGGAAGTTGTGGCTTAACAAGGCAGAAGGATGCAGAGCAGGGGGAAAAGAGCTTGCAGGTGTGAGAGGGAGTCAGTGGCCAAGGCTCAAGACCAAAAAGTCGGCCTGTGGCAGCCGCAGCCCCGGTACAGCACGCATGCTTCCACTTCATGGCACACATGCCATGAGCATGCACACATGCCAGCACCCAGGCAACAGTGTGCGCTGATGTTGGCGGGGGCAGGGCTCTCATTGGCGGTGGGAGACCTCTATCCCGCTGTCCATGTTTACAGTCTTCAAGGTAGGGGCACAGAGTACTTGTCTTTCAGGTGGATGATTAAATGAGTGGCACAACAAGAAGTGAAACAATTAGAATTTCTGCCTCATTATCATGGTAATCTTATCAGTGGGATAATGAGGTATTAATGGATATTTAATGTGCATCTCATAACCCAATCCCTTGGAGAAAACACATAAGGAAATCGCTGTAAATTCACTTAATGATGGAAAAGTCCCCCAACGCCATATTCCGAAGAATGAAAAATGGTGGATGCAAATGAGAAGGAACCAAGGTCAATAAGACTGCAGGGACTGAATgaatgtcagagagagagagtgagagggtgagagagagacagacatacagagaaacagagagaaacagagaaagacatgCAGGGGAGAGTTTTTGAAGGCTGAGTCAGATGATGCAAGGAAGGCTGTGAATCAAGactgagattttatttatttatcgcCCACAAATGGTTTCTAATTGTCATGTCACAATTTGGCTCAACAGAGTGAATACGCTGAAGTTTCTTGCCATAGTctactgaaaatatttcagttacTGATAAGCATATTATAATTATTGGCTTCTGCCACTCCGATAATacaaactaaaattaaaacaacttttCGGACCAACTACTATTAAAAAGTgtaataaatcaaaaatcaaaaatattataTTGAACCTGAAAACAATGAAGTAAAAACTAGGGTTTTTCCAAGTACGTGCATCATAAGCGCTGCTGAAGTGCAGACCCGCTTTTTGGTGCTATTTCACCCTCATACCACAAGGTGATGACATTTTCCTTTCTACTTGACAGTCAGGGAAGGTCTCCATGTGCAACAAATGCATCTCATAAAATGTACAATGATCACACAGGATGTGCAGATCGATCATTTTGCTTCCTGATACAGGAAGTGCATTTTTGTGAATACAAAGGCTGGCCCTCACCTGCTATTTCTTGCAGCCGATCCTCATCCATGTTGGGGTCAAAGTCACTGCCAAGCACATCAGTGCTCCAGGTTTCACTGACTGTCTCAGAGATGTCCCTATCATCTGTCAGTCCCATCATGTCTCTGATCTCAAACTTGCGCAGTTTGTCATCCAAGTTGTCCTGAGTGGTGGCTGAAGGGAACAGTGTGAGAGATTAGCCTGGCTTGTGGATATGGCTCTTCTTATAAGAAagatatctatatatatatatatatatatatatatatatatatatatatatatttatatttcgTTTTagaacacattcacacatgtaCCCTGTTCATGCTCCAGGAGCTGCAGAGCCTCCACCCCGTTGCTCCCTGATGGACCAGCTCCCAGCTCAGAAACAGACTCTCCCTCCAGGTCAAGAGACGACACCGAATTAGAACGATTGGATGGGCCTGAGGAAGCataagaataaataagaaaCATAAACAAGGTAATAACATCAGTTAATCAATAATTCAATTAGCCTTTAGGTCATAGTGACCGATTGTGAACTTATGACCAATAAAAAggtgtatatatgtatataataaaatgcattatgCAAATCTATGAGTGTAATAGGAAAATGCATTGTTTgcttctttatttgtttttgtccataTAAGCATTTATGCCCATGCAATATAGCAGCTTGATCATTATAAAAACAATGCATTACAAGGTTTCTGATAGtactaaaaagaaaacagaaaagaaaaacactgcagcagttttgCTATCCTAACGCTTGATTCATGTGTCATCAGACTATAGACTGACCCTCTGAGATTCCTTCCAGGTTGTCACTGCAGAGGGAAAAGCGCAGAGTTTTGTCTGGTTTACCATGCAACTTGTTATCATCAGCATGGCCATCCCCCTGGGCCCCATCAGCCATCTGCAAGTTCAAAACCTAGAGGACAGTAAagcagagaggtgtgtgtgtgtgtgtctatctatatatatatatataaaaaacaaaacttgcttTGCCATGAGTCATTCTTGCTGAAGGAAATGACTCATTCAAGGGAAGAGAAGACATTTACATTTGGATCAAGCAGCTATCTTATCAATTGTATAACATTGGCAGGATACACAAGGCACTATAAAATGTGTGACACCAAGCCTATCTGCCCTTTAGCGACAGGAAAAAATATGTTATTGAACttatatcatcatcatctctctggCAAATGAGTGCATTAATTCAAGTCACATTACCTCATTCTCTGACATCATCCCAGGGACAGTCTGAGGACCAGTTCCTAGTGAAATCACCAGCACCTCCTCTGGCATCAGCTCCTGTAGGGACTCCTGGGAGCTGGcctctgcctccccctcctGGGCTATGTTGGTACGGCTGCGGCTACGAGCAGCTGCGGATTGGTGAGATTTAATAGGGAGTCGTGGTTATTTTGTGATTATTACATTGATATTAATATCAATATAACAAATTGTATTGTTGGGTTTTGGCAACTGATTCAGAAAACCATGTCTCAACAAACTGACCAGCAACTGAGCAGTATGAGCTTCAAACTAGACAAATAAGACTCATCTGGTATGTGACACCAATGTATTGCTTTTGcaagtttttttaatttcaaattacTTGCA
The nucleotide sequence above comes from Echeneis naucrates chromosome 9, fEcheNa1.1, whole genome shotgun sequence. Encoded proteins:
- the gapvd1 gene encoding GTPase-activating protein and VPS9 domain-containing protein 1 isoform X4 produces the protein MVKPDIHTLAHHLKQERLYVASEKLLIQRLNSDVLKTAERLYRAAWIAKQQRINLDRLILTSAEASPAECCQHAKMLEDTQFVDGYKTLGFQETMYGEFLARLRENPRLVASCLVAGERLNQEHTQGVIHTVFTSLYGNCIMQEDESYLLQVLRYLVEFELKESDNPRRLLRRGTCAFSILFKLFSEGLYSAKLFLTATLHEPIMQLLVEDEDHLETDPAKVTERLTPAQQERFGEKGSEGYKQRVQAAVEANEAKLVALVNKFIGYLKQNTYCFPHSLRWIVSQMYKTLSCVERLEVGEVRTMCTDLLLTCFICPAIVNPEQYGIISDAPINEVARFNLMQVGQLLQQLAMADDDADPRRKSSLSKFDKSCVAAFLDVVIGGRAVETPPMSSMNLLEGLSRTVVYITHNQLLALVDFVRSVTTGDHLREEEHMALENLLANVPQSRTVKSNSLELTPSNTPQLSPATTPANKKNRLPIAARSRSRTNIAQEGEAEASSQESLQELMPEEVLVISLGTGPQTVPGMMSENEVLNLQMADGAQGDGHADDNKLHGKPDKTLRFSLCSDNLEGISEGPSNRSNSVSSLDLEGESVSELGAGPSGSNGVEALQLLEHEQATTQDNLDDKLRKFEIRDMMGLTDDRDISETVSETWSTDVLGSDFDPNMDEDRLQEIAGAAAENMLGSLLCLPGSGSVLLDPYGSTISETTSEAWSVEVLPSDSEAPDLKQEERLQELESCSGVGSTSDDTEVREVSSRPSTPGLSVVSGISATSEDIPNKIEDLRSECSSDFGGKDSVTSPDGEESGHGTHHLTSPPSQADSLLAMFDPLSSGEGSSTGTIVRPKVHYARPPHPPPDPPIPEASALGQEMRHSLFTPHCLAQAELEHTKQRHSFPDRLVRSRSSDIVCPGRRPTSDPGLNRRVAVEERDPAGAFALGPSSSPSKDSLKGEVEDRKDSDDEKSDRNRPWWKKRFVSAIPKAPIAAFRKRDKHEKDDISQERIPQVCSLLWLSEDPLPRQSSQAQAAEDILDKYRNIKRPSPSDGAAASSSYDGTGDQVKDFNLSSFPVFTELCVEESVHDSPREDTLQNISADDLPDSASQTAQQHDSKFSFSDAKKKLRLALCSADSVALPIMAPATTRNGLPDHMDPEDNEIVCFLKVQLAEAINLQDKNQMAQIQETTRCVSRFDPRTCRKLLAAIAEDYRKRAPYIAYLTRCRQGLQTSQAHLERLLQRVLRDKEVANRYFTTVCVRLLLEHMEAKMLDFIKTFQVCTAADDKTAAVEDFLRYLYGAMARDAIWQYASEDQLQDAQMAIERSVMNRIFKLAFYPNQDGDILRDQLFHEHIQRLSKVVTATHKALQIPEVYLKEAPWPSAQSEIRTINAYKTPRDKVQCILRMCSTIMNLLSLANEDSVPGADDFVPVLVFVLIRANPPCLLSTVQYINNFYASRLSGEECYWWMQFTAAVEFIKTIDDRK